The following DNA comes from Nocardioides panzhihuensis.
GCACCTCATGCCCGACGCCAGGAGAGGCGAGCAGCAAGCGCCCCTGGCCCACCAGCACGGCCAGGGCCCCTGACGGTGTCATGCGTGACAAGTCGCCGTGCGCTCGAGCGCCGGCTGGCGGCCGAGGCGGTTCACCGGCCGTCGAAGTCGCTGTCGTCGGCAGACGCGGTGGTCGCGCTGAGCAGCGGGCCCCCGACAACGGCGGCCCGCGAGAACGACGGAAAAACCGAGGCCGATTGCGGGGCGGATTGCGGGACGGATTGTCACGGGGATCTCCTGCGGGTCCGAAGCGGCAAGGTCACATGCCGCCGACCGCGCCGTGCCCAAGAGAAGGGAGTCCTCATCGAGACCTGCGCTCAATCGCGAAGCACAGTCCAGTGCCCCCGCACCTCGTCTGTCGTCTCACAACTGAGGGAGGGTCCGGACGCTCACCGGAGTCCTTCACTTCTATAGAGGTGAGGCTGACTCGGCGTGGCGGATCTCGATTCGCTCTTCGAAACGGCCCAACTTCCACGCGAGCAGGCTGATCGTCCAGACCACGACGAAGAGCCCGACCAGGAGATAGCCGACATACTGCAGGTCGAGCCGCGTCGCCCATGACAAGGCGGCGAGGTGGAACTGCTCGGCGAGCAGTTGCAGCAGGACGATGCCGCCGATCACCAGGGCGACCACGACCGACAAGGTCGTGACGGTCAGGTTGTAGTAGACCTTCCGGACCGGGCTGAGGAACGCCCACTTGTAGGCGTGGGCCATGAAGACGCCGTCGGCGGTGTCGAAGAGGGTCATCCCGGCAGCGAACAGGACCGGGAGCACCAAGATGGCATACCACGGCAGCGTGCTGGCCGCGCCGCCCGCGAGGACCAGGAGCGCGACCTGGGTCGCGGTGTCGAACCCGAGGCCCATCAGCAAACCGATCGGGTAAAGGTGGCGAGGCTTGGTCACCCGGCGGGTGGCTCGGTTGAAGAGCCGCGCCATGAGACCGCGTTGGTGCAGGTGGTGCTCGAGTTTGTCCTCGTCGAAGGTTCCGGCTCGCATGTGCCGGAACACGTGGACGATGCCGAACAGTGCGCTCAGGTTGGTCAGGCCGATCACGATCAGGAAAGTCCCGGCGGTAAGAGTGCCCACGAGACCGAGTGTGGTCTGTAACGTCGAGTCGTCGTTCTGCACCGGGCCGGCGAGCGCACTCACCCCGACCGCGAGCAACAGGGAAAGTCCGAAGACGACACTGGAGTGGCCCAACGAGAACCAGAAACCCACGCCGCTGGCGGGTCTGCCCTCACCCACCAGCTTGCGCGCGGTGTTGTCGATCGCCGCGATGTGGTCGGCGTCGAAGGCATGTCGGACGCCCAGCAGGAACGCCGTGACCCCGAGGCCCACGCCGAACACACCGGAACCGCCGACCCGGTACTCCTGCGGCGCGACCACCGCGATCAGGACG
Coding sequences within:
- a CDS encoding HoxN/HupN/NixA family nickel/cobalt transporter, whose translation is MLMTARRRDRIALLAMAGVVLVLNLVGWVVLIAVVAPQEYRVGGSGVFGVGLGVTAFLLGVRHAFDADHIAAIDNTARKLVGEGRPASGVGFWFSLGHSSVVFGLSLLLAVGVSALAGPVQNDDSTLQTTLGLVGTLTAGTFLIVIGLTNLSALFGIVHVFRHMRAGTFDEDKLEHHLHQRGLMARLFNRATRRVTKPRHLYPIGLLMGLGFDTATQVALLVLAGGAASTLPWYAILVLPVLFAAGMTLFDTADGVFMAHAYKWAFLSPVRKVYYNLTVTTLSVVVALVIGGIVLLQLLAEQFHLAALSWATRLDLQYVGYLLVGLFVVVWTISLLAWKLGRFEERIEIRHAESASPL